The genomic DNA TGGCCTGCTGCCGAGGGAGCGCGGCCAGGCCCTCAAGGCGTCGTGGTGGGATGCCACGGCGGACTTCCTCTTCGAACAGTTGCTCGCGGGAAAGGCCATGGCCCTCTTCTCGTTCCTCTTCGGCCTGGGCTTCGCCGTGCAGTTGGGCCGCGCCGAGGCCCGAGGGGCCTCCATCGTCCGGGTGTACTCGCGGCGTCTGGGCGTGCTCCTGCTCATCGGCCTGCTGCACCGCTTCGCGCTCTGGTACGGAGACGTCCTGGCCATGTACGCGGTGACGGGCTTCGCGCTGCTGCTGTTTCGCGGCCTGCCCCACCGCAACCTGCTCGTCTGGGGCCTCGCGCTCATCTTCGGCGGCTCGCTCGCCGTCTCCGCCGTCCTCAAGCTCGTTCCGCTGTGGGCGAGTTCGCCGGACGTGGTGCGCGACTTCGCCCAGGAGAACATGGCGCACTCCCGGCTCATCCGCGCCCAGACGCTCGCGGCCTTCCAGAGCGGCGACTACCTCACCATGGCGCGGGCCAACCTCGATTTCAGCCTGAGCTTCACCTTCCGGCCGTTGCAGGTGTCCCACATGCTGGTCACCCTCGGCCGGTTCCTCCTGGGGCTCCTGGCCGGACGGCTGCTACTTTTCCAGGACGTGGAACGCCACCGCCCCTTGTTCCGGCGGCTGTTCGGCTGGGGTCTTGGGGCCGCGCTCGTGGGGAGCGTCGCGGGCTGGTTGATCCCACGCCTGCTGAAGTCCGGCACCCTCCCCTCGTCCCTGAACCTGCCCTGGCGGGTGATCCAACCCTCGATCTGGGAGTTGAGCGTCCTGGGGCTCGCCGCGGTCTACGCGGCCGGACTCTCACTGCTCTTCGTACGTCCGCGCTGGCGGCGAGGACTGTCGCTGTTGGCACCGGCGGGACAGATGGCGCTGACGAACTACCTGAGCCAGACCGTCATCAGCCAGTTCGTGTTCTACGGGTACGGATTCAGCCTCATGGGCAAGCTCGGCGCCGCGTCATGCCTGGCGCTCATGTCCGGGCTGTTCGCGGTCCAGGTGCCGCTGAGCCATCTGTGGATGGCGCGCTTCCGCTTCGGTCCGGTCGAATGGCTGTGGCGCACGCTGACCTACGGCCAGCGCCAGCCCATGCGCCGACCCTCCAAGCACCCGACACGGGACATGGCACCCACCGCCTGAAACGACAACGGGCGGAAGACCCGAAGGCCTCCCGCCCGTTTTCAACCCACGTGGGGACTCAGGCCCGGGGCGCCGCGACGTGTCCCGCGCGCACGGTGAAGTCGCCGAAACCCTCGCCCGGCTGGCGCTCCTTCGCGTACGCGGCGAAGAGGGGCTCGAGCGCTTCCAGGATGCCCTTCTCGTCGATGTTCTCGCGGTACAGCCGGTTGAGGCGCTGGCCCTTCTGGTCTCCGCCGAGGAAGAGGTTGTAGCGGCCCGGCGCCTTGCCCACGAGCGCCACCTCCGCCAGGTACGGCCGGGCGCACCCGTTCGGGCACCCGGTGATGCGCAGGTGCAGGTTGTCCTTGTCCAGCCCATGGGCCGCCATCCGCGACTCCAACAGGCTCACGAAGTCCGGCAGGTAGCGCTCGGCCTCCGCCATGGCCAGGGCACACGTGGGCAGCGCCACGCAGGCGAGCGCATTGCGGCGCAGGGGACTGGCGCGCTGGAATCCCGCGAGGCCATGCGCCTCCACCAGTGCCTCGATCGCCGGACGATCCTCGGGAGCGATGCCCGCGATGACCAGGTTCTGGTTGGGCGTCAGCCGGAAGTCACCCTTGAGCACCTTGGCGATCTCCCGCAGGCCCGTCAGGTGCCGCTGCTCGCCGCGATCCGCCACCCGGCCGCTCTCGATGAAGAGCGTCAGGTTCCACTTCCCGTCGTGGCCCTGGAGCCAGCCGAAGCGGTCTCCGTTGTGGTCGAACGCGAAGGGACGCGCGGGCTCGAGCTTGAACCCGAGCCGCTGCTCCAGCTCCGCCACGAACCAGGTGATGCCCCGATCCTCGATGGTGTACTTGAGCCGCGCGTGCTTGCGGTTGGTGCGATCGCCGAAGTCTCGCTGCACCTTCACCACGTTCTCGGCCACCTCGAGCATCCGCTCGGGGGGCACGAAGCCAATCACGTCCGCGAGACGGGGGAAGGTCGCGTTGTCCCCGTGCGTGGCGCCCATGCCACCGCCCACCGTGACGTTGAAGCCCACCAGTTCCCCGGCCTCCAGGATGGCGATGAAGCCCAGGTCCTGGGAGAACACGTCCACGTCATTGAGGGGCGGCACCACCACGGCCGCCTTGAACTTGCGAGGCAGGTAGGTGGAACCGTAGATGGGCTCCTCCTCCAATCCCGCGACCTTCTCCTCGTCCAGCCAGATCTCGTAGTAGGCGCGCGTCCTGGGCAGCAGGTGCTCGGACAAGCGCTTCGTCCACTCCTGCACCACGACGTGCGCGCGCGAGTCCACCGGGTTGGGGTTGCACATCACGTTGCGGTTGACGTCGCCGCAGGCCGCGAGCGTGTCGAGCAGGGTGGCGTTGATGCCCGCGATGGTGGGCTTCAAGTCCCCCTTGAGCACGCCGTGGAACTGGAAGGCCTGACGCGTGGTCAACCGCAGCGTCCCGTTGGCCAGGGTGCGCGCCAGCCCGTCCAGATCCAGCCACTGCTTGGGCGTGCACACGCCGCCGGGCAGCCGGGTGCGGATCATGAAGCTGTAATCCGGCTCCAGCTTCTGCTGCCGGCGCTCCTCTCGGATGTCCCGGTCGTCCTGCTGATAGCTGCCGTGGAACTTGATGAGCTGGGTGTCGGCCGGAGCGATGGCGCCGGTGAGCGGGTCCGCGAGGCTCTCCACCAGCGTCCCGCGCAGATGACGGCTGCGCGCCTTGATGTGCTCCACCTCGGCCAGCGGAGCCTGGGTCGGATTCTTGCTCATGGGGTGAGTCTCCCTCAGTAGACGTCGCGCAGGTAGCGCTGCTGCTCGCGCAGCGAGTCGAGGTGGGCCCGGGCATCGTCCCGGCTCTTGCCACCGTGGGTCATGTAGATGTCGATCAAGGCCTCGTGGACGTCCGGCGCCATGCGCTGCGCCTCGCCGCACACGTAGAGGGACGCGCCCCCCTCCAGCCACGCGTGCACCTCGCGCCCCTGCTCACGCAGGCGGTGCTGCACGTAGATCTTCCGGCCCTGGTCGCGTGAGAACGCCACGTCCAACCGGTGCAGGTGGCCCTTCTTCACCGCTTCCTGCCATTCGACCTGGTAGAGGAACTGCGAGCGGAAGTGCTGTTCGCCGAAGAAGAGCCAGTTGCGGCCGCTCGCGCCGGACTCGGCGCGCTCCTGGACGAAGGCGCGAAACGGCGCCACGCCCGTGCCCGGCCCGATCATCAGGATGTCCCGCGAGCCATCCCGGGGCAGCCGGAAACGATCGTTGGACTCGATGAAGACGTCCACCAGGTCCTGCTCGGCCACGCGCGAGGACAGGTAGGACGAGGCCGCGCCGAAGTGACGGAAGCCAAAGGCCTCGTAATCCACCCGGGCCACCGTCAGATGCACCTCGTCGCCCACCCGCTTCTGGCTGGAGGCGATCGAATACAGGCGCGGCGTCAGGCGGCGCAGCGCGGCCACCAGCTCCTCCGCGCTCCACGCCGCGGGGTGCGTCCGGAGCAGATCGATGACCTGGTGGTTGGCGAGCATCGCGCGCAGGGACTCGGCGCCCTCCGGCGTGAGCAGGCGCTGGAGCTCCGCGTTCCCCGAGCGCGTGGCGTGGTTCGCCAGGAAGGGACGGCTCAGCTTGGTGATCTCCAGTCCCTCGGACAGCCAGCGCGCGAGCGGCAGCGTGCGGCCCTCGCGCGCGACCTCGGTGGCGCCGTCCAGCTTGAGCGTGGAGAGCACCGCGTCGACCAGCTCCGGCGGATTGCGCGGCACCACGCCGAGCGCGTCACCCGGCTCGTAGCTCAGGCCCGAGCCCTCCAGCGACAGCTCCACGTGGCGCACGTCCTTGAGCGCCCCGCGGCCGGTGATGCGCTGGTTGGCCAGCACCTGGGCCGGATAGGGGTTGTCCCGGCTGAACGTGGGGGGAACCGAGCCCTGGTGCAGCGGCGTGACGGTCGCCAGCGTGACCGGCGTTCCCACCTCCGCGCGGGCTCGCTCCAGGGCCTGCTCCAGCCAGGGCGCGGCGGCCGGCTCGAAGTCCAGGTCGCAATCGACACGTGCGAACAACCGCCCCGCGCCCAGTTGCGCGAAGCGCTCGTCGAGGACGCGGCCGACCTCGCAGAACTTCGGGTAGCTCGAGTCGCCGAGCGACAACACCGCGAAGCGCAGCTTCTCCAGCGCCGGAGCCCGCTTGCTCATCACGAAGTCGAAGAAGCCGCGCGCGTCATCCGGAGGATCGCCATCCCCCTGGGTGCTGATGACCACGTACAGCAGCCGCTCGTTCTTGAGCTCGCGCACGGGGTACTCGCCCGCGCGGAAGGCACGCACGGAGACGCCAGCGGCCTCCAGCCGCTGCTTCAAACGCTCCGCCAGCAGGCGGCTGTTGCCCGTCTGGGTGCCATAGACGAGCGTCACCGTCTCCTGGGGCGAGGCCTGGGGCGCCGCTCCGGGCTGGGGCGCGGCGGCCGGAGAGGGCCGGGCCGCGAGTCCGGCGAAATACCCGCTCAACCACGTGAGCGACGAGGGATCGAGCCCCTCGACCAGACGCTGCAACAGCACGGCCTTCTCATCGCCGAGCGGCGTGGCCAGCTTCACGGAAGAACTCAAGACGTCTTCTCCTGCGCGTCCAGAACGCGCCGCACCTGCTGCTCCACGGGCTCGGAAGGCTCCAGCTCGAGCCACGGGATGCCCGCGCCCCGAAGCTGTTGACTCAAGCTCAAGCGCGCCTGGGGCACGGGGGTATAGAGGATGGCGAGCAGTCCGGCCTCGGCCAGCGCGAGCGCGCTCTCCGCGTCTCCGCGCACCGTGACGACGTGCCGGCCCTGATCGAACAGGGTCCGCTCCAGGCGCAGCGCGGCCTCGCGCACCTCCGGAGTGCCCGTGAGCAGGAGGACCGCCCCCGACTGGCCGAGGCGCCCACGCCGCTCCTCCGCGGTGACGAGCGAGCGCACTTCCTGGGTGCCCTCTCCGCCCACGCCCCCGAGGATCATCCCCGCGGCGACCGTGTCGTTGGTGAGGGGATCCACGACGATGAAGGCGCCGGTGCGCCGGTTGTCGCGGTAGGGGTCGCACACGAGCGGCCGCTTGCACACGAGCCGCACCTTGCCGATCTCATTGAGCGACAGCGAGGTGGCGTCCACCTCGGACAGGTCCTCCAGCTCCTTGCGCCAGAGCACCTGCTCGATGTGCGCGGGGACGTACTTGGAGGTGTGCTTCACGAGGTAGCGGCGCGAGGTGTCCAGGCGCTCCTCGCCGAACCAGACCAGCATGGCCTCCAGTTCCTGGAGCGCCACCGGCGGCTGCCCGACATGGGAGATCATGTCCCCGCGGCTGACGTCCACCTCGTCGGTGAGGCGCAGCGTCACGGAGGTGGGCGCGCTGGCCTCGTCGAGCCGGCCCTCGAAGGTGTCGATGGACGCGATGTGCGTGCGCCGCTTCGAGGGATACACCACCACCTCGTCACCCAGGCGCACCGTGCCGGAGACAATCTGCCCGGCGAACCCGCGGTAGTCCAGGTCCGGCCGCAGCACGTACTGCACGGGGAAGCGGAAGGAGGCGTCCTCCTGGCGGCGCTGGTGCGGCAGGGACTCCAGCCACCCGAGCAGCGTCTCACCGTCGTGCCAGGGCGTGCGGCCGCTCGGCTGGGTGATGTTGTCGCCCGTGCGCGCGCTGATGGGGAAGTAGCGGACCTGCTCGAAGCCGAGCGTGCGCGCGAAGGCCTCGAACTCGGTGGTGAGGCGCTCGTACACCGCGCGATCGAAGTCCATCAGGTCCATCTTGTTGATGGACACGGCCAGGTAGGGAATGCCCAGCAGCGAGGCCAGGTACGCATGCCGCCGCGTCTGCGGGAGGATGCCCAGGCGCGCGTCCACCAGGATGACGGCGGCGTCGGCCGTGGAGGCCCCCGTGGCCATGTTGCGCGTGTACTGGAGGTGTCCCGGCGTGTCGGCGACGATCACCTTGCGCCGGCGCGTGGAGAAGTACCGGTAGGCCACGTCGATGGTGATGCCCTGCTCGCGCTCGGCGCGCAGGCCATCGGTGAAGAGCGAGAAGTCGATCTCCCCGCCCGCGCTCGCGCGCTTCACCGCGGCCACCTGATCCTCGAAGAGCCCGTTGCACTCGTAGAGGAGCCGGCCGATGAGCGTGGACTTGCCATCGTCCACCGAGCCCACCACCACCAGGCGCAGCAACTCCTTCTCCGCGTGCTCGGCGAGGAAGCGCTGAACGTCCGTCGTCTCCTGAACCTGAATCTCGGCGGCCATCTTAGAAGTACCCCTCGCGCTTCTTGAGTTCCATCGAGCCTTCCTCGTCGTGATCGATGAGCCGGCCCTGCCGCTCGGACACGCGGGACTCCGTCATCTCGGTGATGATGTCCTCGACCGAGGTGGCCGAGGACTCCACCGCGCCACTGAGCGGGTAGCAGCCCAGGGTGCGGAAGCGCACCCGCTTCTGCACGGGCTGCTCGCCGGGACGCAGCCGCATGCGCTCGTCATCCACCATGATCCACTGGCCATTGCGGCTCACCA from Melittangium boletus DSM 14713 includes the following:
- a CDS encoding DUF418 domain-containing protein, whose protein sequence is MPESSPARPVDAGERVLLLDVLRGFALGGVFVSNAYMHLSGNGLLPRERGQALKASWWDATADFLFEQLLAGKAMALFSFLFGLGFAVQLGRAEARGASIVRVYSRRLGVLLLIGLLHRFALWYGDVLAMYAVTGFALLLFRGLPHRNLLVWGLALIFGGSLAVSAVLKLVPLWASSPDVVRDFAQENMAHSRLIRAQTLAAFQSGDYLTMARANLDFSLSFTFRPLQVSHMLVTLGRFLLGLLAGRLLLFQDVERHRPLFRRLFGWGLGAALVGSVAGWLIPRLLKSGTLPSSLNLPWRVIQPSIWELSVLGLAAVYAAGLSLLFVRPRWRRGLSLLAPAGQMALTNYLSQTVISQFVFYGYGFSLMGKLGAASCLALMSGLFAVQVPLSHLWMARFRFGPVEWLWRTLTYGQRQPMRRPSKHPTRDMAPTA
- the cysI gene encoding assimilatory sulfite reductase (NADPH) hemoprotein subunit, with the protein product MSKNPTQAPLAEVEHIKARSRHLRGTLVESLADPLTGAIAPADTQLIKFHGSYQQDDRDIREERRQQKLEPDYSFMIRTRLPGGVCTPKQWLDLDGLARTLANGTLRLTTRQAFQFHGVLKGDLKPTIAGINATLLDTLAACGDVNRNVMCNPNPVDSRAHVVVQEWTKRLSEHLLPRTRAYYEIWLDEEKVAGLEEEPIYGSTYLPRKFKAAVVVPPLNDVDVFSQDLGFIAILEAGELVGFNVTVGGGMGATHGDNATFPRLADVIGFVPPERMLEVAENVVKVQRDFGDRTNRKHARLKYTIEDRGITWFVAELEQRLGFKLEPARPFAFDHNGDRFGWLQGHDGKWNLTLFIESGRVADRGEQRHLTGLREIAKVLKGDFRLTPNQNLVIAGIAPEDRPAIEALVEAHGLAGFQRASPLRRNALACVALPTCALAMAEAERYLPDFVSLLESRMAAHGLDKDNLHLRITGCPNGCARPYLAEVALVGKAPGRYNLFLGGDQKGQRLNRLYRENIDEKGILEALEPLFAAYAKERQPGEGFGDFTVRAGHVAAPRA
- a CDS encoding assimilatory sulfite reductase (NADPH) flavoprotein subunit, which produces MSSSVKLATPLGDEKAVLLQRLVEGLDPSSLTWLSGYFAGLAARPSPAAAPQPGAAPQASPQETVTLVYGTQTGNSRLLAERLKQRLEAAGVSVRAFRAGEYPVRELKNERLLYVVISTQGDGDPPDDARGFFDFVMSKRAPALEKLRFAVLSLGDSSYPKFCEVGRVLDERFAQLGAGRLFARVDCDLDFEPAAAPWLEQALERARAEVGTPVTLATVTPLHQGSVPPTFSRDNPYPAQVLANQRITGRGALKDVRHVELSLEGSGLSYEPGDALGVVPRNPPELVDAVLSTLKLDGATEVAREGRTLPLARWLSEGLEITKLSRPFLANHATRSGNAELQRLLTPEGAESLRAMLANHQVIDLLRTHPAAWSAEELVAALRRLTPRLYSIASSQKRVGDEVHLTVARVDYEAFGFRHFGAASSYLSSRVAEQDLVDVFIESNDRFRLPRDGSRDILMIGPGTGVAPFRAFVQERAESGASGRNWLFFGEQHFRSQFLYQVEWQEAVKKGHLHRLDVAFSRDQGRKIYVQHRLREQGREVHAWLEGGASLYVCGEAQRMAPDVHEALIDIYMTHGGKSRDDARAHLDSLREQQRYLRDVY
- a CDS encoding GTP-binding protein: MAAEIQVQETTDVQRFLAEHAEKELLRLVVVGSVDDGKSTLIGRLLYECNGLFEDQVAAVKRASAGGEIDFSLFTDGLRAEREQGITIDVAYRYFSTRRRKVIVADTPGHLQYTRNMATGASTADAAVILVDARLGILPQTRRHAYLASLLGIPYLAVSINKMDLMDFDRAVYERLTTEFEAFARTLGFEQVRYFPISARTGDNITQPSGRTPWHDGETLLGWLESLPHQRRQEDASFRFPVQYVLRPDLDYRGFAGQIVSGTVRLGDEVVVYPSKRRTHIASIDTFEGRLDEASAPTSVTLRLTDEVDVSRGDMISHVGQPPVALQELEAMLVWFGEERLDTSRRYLVKHTSKYVPAHIEQVLWRKELEDLSEVDATSLSLNEIGKVRLVCKRPLVCDPYRDNRRTGAFIVVDPLTNDTVAAGMILGGVGGEGTQEVRSLVTAEERRGRLGQSGAVLLLTGTPEVREAALRLERTLFDQGRHVVTVRGDAESALALAEAGLLAILYTPVPQARLSLSQQLRGAGIPWLELEPSEPVEQQVRRVLDAQEKTS